One region of uncultured Fusobacterium sp. genomic DNA includes:
- a CDS encoding LptF/LptG family permease translates to MKIIDRYILNEIKLPVIFGVSLFTFIFLIDIIVAMMENIIVKGISIIDVLRILSFYLPPILSQTIPMGMFLGIMLTFSKFTRTSEATAMSAVGMSLKDIVKPIFFSACVVTLFIFFLQESIIPRSVAKLQYLTAKIAYENPVFQLKEKTFIDEVDEYNLYIDRLEGKEKKAKGILIFQKAKDENFPTVVVGEEAYWKDSAMVLKNSKFYNFNEKGKEVLRGKFDEKRIPLTAYFSEIEVKVNDVEAKGITTLIKEMKDKNSDEKREYSIEINKKLAVPLSTMMLSLLGVFLSIGHHRSGKGANFALSLIVIFSYITCLNIGIVMASKGVIPVVLGVWSPNIILFLITLIIYKKKAEVI, encoded by the coding sequence ATGAAAATAATAGACAGATATATTTTAAATGAAATAAAATTACCTGTAATCTTTGGAGTCTCTCTTTTTACTTTTATATTTTTAATAGATATAATTGTAGCAATGATGGAAAATATAATAGTTAAAGGAATATCAATAATAGATGTATTAAGAATTTTATCCTTTTATTTACCACCAATTTTGTCACAAACAATACCTATGGGAATGTTTTTGGGGATAATGCTAACTTTTTCAAAATTTACTAGAACCAGTGAAGCTACTGCTATGAGTGCTGTGGGAATGTCATTAAAAGATATTGTAAAACCTATATTTTTTTCAGCATGTGTAGTTACACTTTTTATTTTCTTTTTACAAGAAAGTATTATTCCTAGATCTGTGGCTAAATTACAATATTTAACAGCAAAAATAGCATATGAAAATCCAGTTTTCCAATTAAAAGAGAAAACTTTCATAGATGAAGTGGACGAATATAATCTATATATAGATAGATTAGAAGGTAAGGAGAAAAAAGCAAAAGGAATTTTAATATTTCAAAAGGCAAAAGATGAAAACTTTCCAACTGTTGTAGTAGGGGAGGAAGCTTATTGGAAAGATTCTGCTATGGTATTAAAAAATTCAAAATTTTATAATTTTAATGAAAAGGGAAAAGAAGTTTTAAGAGGAAAATTTGATGAAAAAAGAATACCTTTAACTGCTTATTTCAGTGAAATTGAAGTAAAAGTTAATGATGTAGAGGCAAAGGGAATAACAACTTTAATAAAAGAGATGAAAGATAAGAATAGTGATGAAAAAAGAGAATATAGCATAGAGATAAACAAAAAGTTAGCAGTTCCTCTATCAACAATGATGTTATCTCTATTAGGAGTATTTCTATCTATTGGACATCATAGAAGTGGAAAAGGAGCAAATTTTGCTTTAAGTTTAATAGTAATATTTTCATATATAACTTGTTTAAATATAGGGATTGTAATGGCAAGTAAGGGAGTTATTCCAGTAGTATTAGGAGTGTGGAGT